Proteins found in one Tamandua tetradactyla isolate mTamTet1 chromosome 3, mTamTet1.pri, whole genome shotgun sequence genomic segment:
- the KCTD9 gene encoding BTB/POZ domain-containing protein KCTD9 — MRRVTLFLNGSPKNGKVVAVYGTLSDLLSVASSKLGIKATSVYNGKGGLIDDIALIRDDDVLFVCEGEPFIDPQTDSKPPEGLTGSHTDWLTLNVGGRYFTTTRSTLVNKEPDSMLAHMFKDKDVWGNKQDHRGAFLIDRSPEYFEPILNYLRHGQLIVNDGINLLGVLEEARFFGIDSLIEHLEVAIKNSQPPEDHSPISRKEFVRFLLATPTKSELRCQGLNFSGADLSRLDLRYINFKMANLSRCNLAHANLCCANLERADLSGSVLDCANLQGVKMLCSNAEGASLKLCNFEDPSGLKANLEGANLKGVDMEGSQMTGINLRVATLKNAKLKNCNLRGATLAGTDLENCDLSGCDLQEANLRGSNVKGAIFEEMLTPLHMSQSVR, encoded by the exons GTGGTTGCTGTGTATGGAACTTTATCAGATTTGCTTTCTGTGGCCAGCAGTAAACTCGGCATAAAAGCCACCAGTGTGTATAATGGGAAAGGTGGACTGATTGATGATATTGCTTTGATCAG GGATGATGatgttttgtttgtgtgtgaagGAGAACCATTTATTG ATCCTCAGACAGATTCTAAACCACCTGAAGGACTGACAGGATCCCACACAGACTGGCTAACATTAAATGTTGGAGGGCGGTACTTTACAACTACACG GAGCACTTTAGTGAATAAAGAGCCTGATAGTATGCTGGCCCACATGTTTAAAGACAAAG ATGTCTGGGGAAATAAGCAAGATCATAGAGGAGCTTTCTTAATTGACCGAAGTCCTGAGTACTTTGAACCCATTTTGAACTATTTGCGTCATGGACAGCTCATTGTAAATGATGGCATTAATTTATTGG gTGTATTAGAAGAAGCCAGATTTTTTGGTATTGACTCATTGATTGAACACCTTGAAGTGGCAATAAAG AATTCTCAACCACCAGAGGATCATTCACCAATATCCCGAAAGGAATTTGTCCGGTTTCTACTAGCTACTCCAACTAAATCAGAATTGCGTTGCCAG ggtTTAAACTTCAGTGGTGCTGATCTTTCTCGTTTGGATCTTCGGTACATTAACTTCAAAATGGCCAATTTAAGCCGCTGCAATCTCGCACATGCTAATCTGTGCTGTGCAAACCTTGAACGAGCTGATCTCTCTGGATCAGTACTTGAT tgtgCAAATCTCCAGGGGGTCAAGATGCTATGTTCTAATGCAGAAGGGGCATCCTTGAAACTGTGTAATTTTGAAGATCCCTCTGGTCTTAAAGCCAATTTAGAAG GTGCTAATCTGAAAGGTGTGGATATGGAAGGAAGTCAAATGACAGGAATTAACCTGAGAGTTGCTACATTAAAGAATGCAAAGTTGAAGAACTGTAACCTTAGAGGAGCAACTCTGGCAGGAACTGATTTAGAG AATTGTGATTTGTCTGGGTGTGACCTTCAAGAAGCCAACTTGAGAGGTTCCAATGTGAAGGGAGCTATATTTGAAGAGATGCTGACACCACTACATATGTCACAGAGTGTCAGATGA